In Pogoniulus pusillus isolate bPogPus1 chromosome 20, bPogPus1.pri, whole genome shotgun sequence, the following are encoded in one genomic region:
- the ST3GAL2 gene encoding CMP-N-acetylneuraminate-beta-galactosamide-alpha-2,3-sialyltransferase 2 isoform X2: MKCSLRFCFLSTAFLLVFVMSLLFTYSHHSIAYLDPGGLGGIHRVKLVPGYAGMQRLSKGGPYPRGCSCRRCSAEEAAAAAWFDGRYDGTISPVWTKDNMDLPPDVQRWWMMLQPQFKSHNTHEVLSKLFQIVPGEDPYRSRQPRRCRRCAVVGNSGNLRGSGYGPEIDGHDFVMRMNQAPTVGFEGDVGGRTTHHFMYPESAKNLPANVSFVLVPFKTLDLLWIASALSTGQISTYAPVKPFLRVDKEKVQIYNPAFFKYIHDRWTEHHGRYPSTGMLVLFFALHVCEEVNVFGFGADSRGNWHHYWENNRYAGEFRKTGVHDADFEAHIIDMLAKSSKIQVYRGN, encoded by the exons ATGAAGTGCTCTTTGCGCTTCTGCTTCCTCTCCACCGCCTTCCTGCTGGTCTTCGTCATGTCCCTCCTCTTCACCTACTCGCACCACAGCATCGCCTACCTGGACCCCGGCGGGCTGGGTGGCATCCACCGGGTGAAGCTGGTGCCCGGCTACGCCGGCATGCAGCGGCTCAGCAAAGGGGGTCCCTACCCCCGGGGCTGCTCCTGCCGCCGCTGCTCGGCCGAGGAGGCGGCGGCCGCCGCCTGGTTTGACGGGCGGTACGACGGCACCATCTCCCCGGTGTGGACCAAGGACAACATGGACCTGCCACCCGACGTGCAGAGGTGGTGGATG atgctgcagccccagTTCAAGTCCCACAACACCCACGAGGTCCTCAGCAAGCTCTTCCAGATCGTGCCGGGCGAGGACCCCTACCGCTCCCGCCAGccgcgccgctgccgccgctgcgcCGTGGTTGGCAACTCGGGCAACCTGCGCGGCTCCGGTTACGGCCCCGAGATCGACGGGCACGACTTCGTCATGCG GATGAACCAGGCCCCCACGGTGGGTTTCGAGGGCGACGTGGGCGGTCGGACCACACACCACTTCATGTACCCCGAGAGTGCCAAGAACCTGCCTGCCAACGTCAGCTTCGTGCTGGTGCCCTTCAAGaccctggacctgctctggaTCGCCAGCGCCCTCTCCACCGGCCAGATCAG caCATATGCTCCTGTGAAGCCCTTTCTGCGGGTGGACAAAGAAAAG GTGCAGATCTACAACCCTGCCTTCTTCAAGTACATCCACGACCGCTGGACGGAGCACCACGGGCGCTACCCCTCCACCGGCATGCTGGTGCTCTTCTTCGCCCTCCACGTCTGCGAGGAG GTGAACGTCTTCGGGTTCGGCGCCGACAGCCGAGGGAACTGGCACCACTACTGGGAGAACAACCGCTACGCCGGCGAGTTCCGCAAGACCGGCGTGCACGACGCCGACTTCGAGGCGCACATCATCGACATGCTGGCCAAAAGCAGCAAGATCCAGGTCTACAGGGGGAACTGA
- the ST3GAL2 gene encoding CMP-N-acetylneuraminate-beta-galactosamide-alpha-2,3-sialyltransferase 2 isoform X1, which yields MKCSLRFCFLSTAFLLVFVMSLLFTYSHHSIAYLDPGGLGGIHRVKLVPGYAGMQRLSKGGPYPRGCSCRRCSAEEAAAAAWFDGRYDGTISPVWTKDNMDLPPDVQRWWMMLQPQFKSHNTHEVLSKLFQIVPGEDPYRSRQPRRCRRCAVVGNSGNLRGSGYGPEIDGHDFVMRMNQAPTVGFEGDVGGRTTHHFMYPESAKNLPANVSFVLVPFKTLDLLWIASALSTGQIRFTYAPVKPFLRVDKEKVQIYNPAFFKYIHDRWTEHHGRYPSTGMLVLFFALHVCEEVNVFGFGADSRGNWHHYWENNRYAGEFRKTGVHDADFEAHIIDMLAKSSKIQVYRGN from the exons ATGAAGTGCTCTTTGCGCTTCTGCTTCCTCTCCACCGCCTTCCTGCTGGTCTTCGTCATGTCCCTCCTCTTCACCTACTCGCACCACAGCATCGCCTACCTGGACCCCGGCGGGCTGGGTGGCATCCACCGGGTGAAGCTGGTGCCCGGCTACGCCGGCATGCAGCGGCTCAGCAAAGGGGGTCCCTACCCCCGGGGCTGCTCCTGCCGCCGCTGCTCGGCCGAGGAGGCGGCGGCCGCCGCCTGGTTTGACGGGCGGTACGACGGCACCATCTCCCCGGTGTGGACCAAGGACAACATGGACCTGCCACCCGACGTGCAGAGGTGGTGGATG atgctgcagccccagTTCAAGTCCCACAACACCCACGAGGTCCTCAGCAAGCTCTTCCAGATCGTGCCGGGCGAGGACCCCTACCGCTCCCGCCAGccgcgccgctgccgccgctgcgcCGTGGTTGGCAACTCGGGCAACCTGCGCGGCTCCGGTTACGGCCCCGAGATCGACGGGCACGACTTCGTCATGCG GATGAACCAGGCCCCCACGGTGGGTTTCGAGGGCGACGTGGGCGGTCGGACCACACACCACTTCATGTACCCCGAGAGTGCCAAGAACCTGCCTGCCAACGTCAGCTTCGTGCTGGTGCCCTTCAAGaccctggacctgctctggaTCGCCAGCGCCCTCTCCACCGGCCAGATCAGGTT caCATATGCTCCTGTGAAGCCCTTTCTGCGGGTGGACAAAGAAAAG GTGCAGATCTACAACCCTGCCTTCTTCAAGTACATCCACGACCGCTGGACGGAGCACCACGGGCGCTACCCCTCCACCGGCATGCTGGTGCTCTTCTTCGCCCTCCACGTCTGCGAGGAG GTGAACGTCTTCGGGTTCGGCGCCGACAGCCGAGGGAACTGGCACCACTACTGGGAGAACAACCGCTACGCCGGCGAGTTCCGCAAGACCGGCGTGCACGACGCCGACTTCGAGGCGCACATCATCGACATGCTGGCCAAAAGCAGCAAGATCCAGGTCTACAGGGGGAACTGA
- the ST3GAL2 gene encoding CMP-N-acetylneuraminate-beta-galactosamide-alpha-2,3-sialyltransferase 2 isoform X3 — MLCARCVEPSPRPDQADGKLQPGSIAYLDPGGLGGIHRVKLVPGYAGMQRLSKGGPYPRGCSCRRCSAEEAAAAAWFDGRYDGTISPVWTKDNMDLPPDVQRWWMMLQPQFKSHNTHEVLSKLFQIVPGEDPYRSRQPRRCRRCAVVGNSGNLRGSGYGPEIDGHDFVMRMNQAPTVGFEGDVGGRTTHHFMYPESAKNLPANVSFVLVPFKTLDLLWIASALSTGQIRFTYAPVKPFLRVDKEKVQIYNPAFFKYIHDRWTEHHGRYPSTGMLVLFFALHVCEEVNVFGFGADSRGNWHHYWENNRYAGEFRKTGVHDADFEAHIIDMLAKSSKIQVYRGN; from the exons ATGCTCTGTGCCCGGTGCGTGGAGCCCTCGCCGCGGCCGGACCAGGcggatggaaagctgcagcccgGCAG CATCGCCTACCTGGACCCCGGCGGGCTGGGTGGCATCCACCGGGTGAAGCTGGTGCCCGGCTACGCCGGCATGCAGCGGCTCAGCAAAGGGGGTCCCTACCCCCGGGGCTGCTCCTGCCGCCGCTGCTCGGCCGAGGAGGCGGCGGCCGCCGCCTGGTTTGACGGGCGGTACGACGGCACCATCTCCCCGGTGTGGACCAAGGACAACATGGACCTGCCACCCGACGTGCAGAGGTGGTGGATG atgctgcagccccagTTCAAGTCCCACAACACCCACGAGGTCCTCAGCAAGCTCTTCCAGATCGTGCCGGGCGAGGACCCCTACCGCTCCCGCCAGccgcgccgctgccgccgctgcgcCGTGGTTGGCAACTCGGGCAACCTGCGCGGCTCCGGTTACGGCCCCGAGATCGACGGGCACGACTTCGTCATGCG GATGAACCAGGCCCCCACGGTGGGTTTCGAGGGCGACGTGGGCGGTCGGACCACACACCACTTCATGTACCCCGAGAGTGCCAAGAACCTGCCTGCCAACGTCAGCTTCGTGCTGGTGCCCTTCAAGaccctggacctgctctggaTCGCCAGCGCCCTCTCCACCGGCCAGATCAGGTT caCATATGCTCCTGTGAAGCCCTTTCTGCGGGTGGACAAAGAAAAG GTGCAGATCTACAACCCTGCCTTCTTCAAGTACATCCACGACCGCTGGACGGAGCACCACGGGCGCTACCCCTCCACCGGCATGCTGGTGCTCTTCTTCGCCCTCCACGTCTGCGAGGAG GTGAACGTCTTCGGGTTCGGCGCCGACAGCCGAGGGAACTGGCACCACTACTGGGAGAACAACCGCTACGCCGGCGAGTTCCGCAAGACCGGCGTGCACGACGCCGACTTCGAGGCGCACATCATCGACATGCTGGCCAAAAGCAGCAAGATCCAGGTCTACAGGGGGAACTGA